Part of the Candidatus Omnitrophota bacterium genome, AAGATCAAAGAAATACTCGGAGATAAGGCAGAGATTATATAAGATTTGCGCCCATAGCTCAATTGGATAGAGCACTAGTCTTCGGAACTAGGTGTTGCTGGTTCAACTCCAGCTGGGCGCATTTGAAATTGGTCCCTAAACTCACAAGATTTGGGATTTTGCCGCAGAAAGCGGCACACCCGCGCAAATCCACATAAGCGCGGGGTGTCTGTTGTTGGTATCAATTGGTATGCTGTTGCATGATGTGGTGTGAAAGTGGGTCAGAAAATGGGCACTTCCCCGTAAACACCCCTACCCCATACCCCCCGAAGCACCCCCAAGAGCAAAATCTACTGCCTTGGGATTCGCTTGTATACAAAAAGCAGGGTTAAGGGAAGAAGAATATAGAAGGGGAGGGTTTCCCCTCCCCAGTAGAGAACTTAGCGGACACCACAGACAGGATTGAATTGTTCCCTGAGTTCTTGTTCAATCTGCATACGGCTTGTTTGTTGTAATCCTGGTGTGTAAAGCACAGCGACCTTCAGTGTGCCAATGCGATTTCTTGTCCAGCAGTTTTCTCTTTCGTGATTCTCGACTCTCGATTTCACAGTTGCAGACTCGCCAACATCAATTACTATCAGCTTGCTACTTCTGTCATCGACAATCGCGTAGACCCCGGCTCTATCCTGTAAGTAGCCCGTATAGGCATAAGGGCCTTCGAAGTTGTACTTCCCGATTGTCACCATTTGGTAATTCCTCCTGTGTTAAAAGATTGTTTCGCCGACTTTCTCCCCGCTCGTCTTCTTAGGTTCCGTTCATAACGCCTCCTTCGTGAGCGGAATACAGGAAGGAAAGTTGTTGACTTTCTCCAAGGCTAACATACAATATTGTTAACCGTAGTAAACACAAAGCAGATGAGATAGGTATTCCGCAATCGCCTTTATCCATCTGTTTTTGTGCAGTCCAATTATACCACTTTGGTGAATGATGTCAAGCATTTATTAAAAATATAAATCTTGACATATACTGCATTTTGTGGTAAGTTTATTCTAGTTTAAAAAAAAGGGGGGGCATAAAGTGGACATCAATAATGTTGATCAGCAGATAAATTGTTTTATAGGTCGTAGGATTACTGAGCTTAGACTGCAAAAGGGATGGTCACAATCGCAACTTGCTGAAGCTATTGGCAAAGATAGCGCAACGGCTATTTCTTATTTTGAGAGTGGAGCGAGGAAAGTCAGTATAGATGATTTAATAAAGATTGCGAAAGTTTTTGATAAAACGATTGCAGACTTTCTGCCTAGGACTGCTACAGATCAAGTTGAGCCAAAAGATTTTGCTCTAAAGCTTAGGTCAAACTACAACAGTCTTGATAAAGAAACCGAGAAAAGTATTCTAGACTTTACCGAATTAGCGAAAAAGAAGTTTGGAAAGAATAAATGATTGAAAAGCCCCGTTATTCACATGCCAGTAAGATTGCACAGAAAGCTTTAAAAGAAGCTCAAGTAAATGCTCCCCCAGTAGATGTTAATAAGATTCTCAATGGCCTGAGAATCAATTTTCTTCCCTATTCTTTTCCTGATAAGGTATCTGCGATACTTTTAAAAGATAATAATATGCTTGTAATCGGGGTTAATAAAAATCACCCTCCCAATAGACAAAGATTTTCTATAGCGCATGAAATTGGACATTATCTTCTAGGGCATTATAAAGAAATTTTTGTTGATACCGCTGAGATATCAGAAGGAAGATTTGAGGCTGCTGATGAAGAGCATAATAAGGTACAGGAACAAGAAGCAAATTATTTTGCAGGAGAACTTCTTATGCCATCGGATATGTTAAAGAAAGATTTCCTGAAACTCAAGAATGTTGAAGAGATAGCTAAATTATATCAAGTAAGTAAAGAAGCGCTCTGGATTAGATTACTAAAATTAAAACTCGTTTAATTAGCTAAATAAAGTATGGAAGAGATTAAACAACCTTGGCTTAGAGGGATAATCGATACCTTAACCGCGGCTAATCTAATAAAGCATTCTAAGATTGAGCATAGAAATAGATTAGTTGTGATCTTATTAGATAGTGCACTCGAAATTGCTTTTAGAAGTTTTCTTAAAAGAATCAAGAGAATACAATTATCGGAAGCTCACAAACACAGAGAAAATTTAGTAAAAGCAGTACAAAATAATATTTCTTTTGATGCTGAAGTTTGGGATTCGATAAACTACTATTACGAAGATATTAGGTGTGATTTTTATCATACCTCATCAGATAAAACCTTAACAGATAAATCATTAGAGACTTATATTGAACTAGTGGAATTTGTTATAAACAGTTTGCTTAATATTAAATGCAGGGATTTTATTCTTAAGCCAAGTGAGGTAATGACAACAGAGGGTGCAAGCAAAGATCAAGAAAAGCCCATCTATTTCGGAGATCTCAAGTCAGATTTGGAAGTATTTTTAGTTGGAGTCGATAAATATAATCCTTCTAGCTTAACTGAGTTACTGGAACATTTAAAAAAAGAGGGAGTCAGAAAGAAATTTACTTATAAACAATTTAATAATTGCGTAGGAGCAAATTATCGCCATCTATTTTATTATGATAAATCTACTAAAAGATGGAATCTATCAAGTGAAGGATTAAGAAAGTTACGTAGTCTAAAAGAACAAACTTAAAGGAGGAGAAAAATGACTGATCAACGTAAGGCTTTAAAAGGGAAATTAGAAATACTTATTGGAAATGCTATAAAGTTAATAATTGATTTTGATGATGAAAAAGAAGTTATAAGCGCTTTATCCTCCATTGAAAAAATTAAAGAAAGCCTTGTAAAGTATGATAAAGTTTTTAGTACAGGGGTTCCTACAAAAACTATTCCGATTCAACAGGGGAAGGATAGATTATCAGAAGTGGAAGATGAATATGGGAAGATAGCAAATATGCTAGACGATGTGAATGTCGAGAACTTACGGCAATCTAAAATATTCAGTATTAAAGAAGATGCGGTGCAGTTATTAAAACCAAATCAATTTAAGACGGCTACAGAAGCTTTATGTGTTTTGATTTTTATTTTAGAATCTGGTTTAGGTAAAAGAGACATTCCTTATGAAGCATTTAGAAACATTTTCGAGTCACAAAATATAAAGAGTGGTAGTCCACTCGTTATGCTGATGAATAATTTAAAAAATGCCAAATATATTGATAGCAAGAAATATGATGCAAAAACAATTTCTTTAACTCCTAAAGGTCAAGAAAATGCAATAGGAGTTTTGAATAAGCTAGTAACAACTACTGCCAAACAATAGCAAAGGATAGCATGGGAATAACTAATTGGTTAATGGTAATACTAACTTTAGCCTATGTCATAACAACTATTTGTATTTTGGTCAATTCGACTAGACAATTTAAAGAAAATCTTAGACCAAGAGTATATGTTGATTTCAGATTTGAAGGGCATGAAATGTATGTTGTGATTAAAAACTTTGGTGATAAAGCGGCCTATAATATAATTATAAAATTTACTCCAGATATTGAATATCAAATGGGGGGAAAGAGGATGCTTAATGATCAGCCTTTTATTAAAAACCTACCATTTCTTAGCCCTCAAAACGAATTAGATAGTATAATGGGATTGAGCTCTGAGGTATTACCACTGCAAAATTCCAAAGAGGTTAGAGCTACCATTAATTATAAAGATGAAAAGGATAACAAATATAATGAAAATTATTTTTTCTCGTGGGAGGCATATAGTAGAAGAAATTTTGTTTCAAAAAGAGGGCTACATGAAATAGCTACTGTCCTTGAAGAAATTAAAAGCTCTCTAAAAAGAACTTAAAATAAGTTTAATTAAAAGTTCAGTAACTCGGCAGGTTTTACTTTCAGCGCTCTGGCAAGTCTGTCAATCGTATCAATCTTTAAAGCAGGCGGGTTCTTTCCTTCAATTCTCTGTATATACTTATAATCAATATCCGCTACCTCAGAAAGCATCTCTTGAGTGATTTAGGGATAACTCAATACGCTTAGCGCTATACGCTTGTGTCTTTGTGTCGTGTGTCCTTGTGACTTACCTTATCATATCCATGAACTATGATCTATGAACCATGAACCAATAGTGTTGACTATTTTCCCCATTTAAGCTAAAATACTACCCTATTCCGCTAAATTTCGGGCCATTAGCTCACCCATTCGACTCGGCCGTTCTAAACGGCCTCGCTCAGGGTTAGTAAAAGGTCATTGATAAAAGATTTGGGCCATTAGCTCAGCTGGTAGAGCAGGACACTCTTAATGTCAAGGTCGGAGGTTCGATCCCTCCATGGCTCACCATATCTTTGGTCGAACCTCCGGGGGTGTGGGGGGAACGCCCCCACGTTTGGGGGAGAACAGCGATTCAATTTAAACAATCCAGGTTTAAGCGTTAGGAGGGGGCTTGCCACCTCCTAAGGAGCCATGATTTTAAGATGATGGCGACGGTTCGATCCCTCCATGGCTCAAAATTATCTTTCTCTTGCAGTAAGAGGCTAATTAATCAAATCCTTCATTGAAAACCCTTTCCAATCTTACTTAAAAAGAGCTTGACTTAACAACTATTTAGTTGTACACTTTATTTGTCCAAAAGGGAGAGATAGTTTTGACAAATTTTGAATGTTTGTATTATAAGACTATAAATGGACGTATTCCAGTTATGGATTTTATCGATCATCTAAGTTTTAAAACTCAGAGAAAATTTTATGTAAAGATAGACCTGCTTGAGGAATACGGCCCTAGGCTTCCTGAGCCACATGCGAAAAAAATTGAACAAGATTTATACGAACTAAGATTTGAAGCTGATGATGGGGCTTTTAGAATTATTTACTTTTTTTATATAGGGAAAAAAATAATATTGTTGAATGGTTTTAAAAAGAAAACGAGAAAAATCCCAAGGAGAGAAGTTGAGTTAGCTAAAAATAGAATGGTAGACTATTTAAATACTTTAGATTCCTGCGTAATAAAAGAAAAATAATAATGTTATAACATTAAGCTAGGAAGAGAGGATACTGATGATACGAAAACTTAAAAGTGTTAGAGAACACCTAGATGAAAAATTAAAAGATCCATATTTTAGAGAACTTTATGAACTTGAGCAAGAAAGAATGAAGATATCAAGGTTATTTATTGACTATCGTGCGAAGAATAATTTAACCCAGGAAGAATTAGCTTCTAAATTGGGTATCAGCCAGCAGTATATTTCTAAGCTCGAAGAGGGAATTTTTAGTAATATTCGAGATGTCGCCAAGATTTTGCTTGCTATCGGTTATAAGATCGAATTTAAAATAATAAATATTCCTAGCAAGATTAGTAAGATTATAAGAAACAAACTACAGGTAGCTTAATCATTTTATTAAATTTTTCCTATTAAAATTAGATAAAACAAAATTCTCTATCGTCTGCATTAAATATAGTCAAAAGAAGAATTATTCTATTATTTTCTCTAGCTTCCTTAACCAATATCCATTGACTATTTGTTCCAACTCTCCCATTTACACCTCAATCTCCTGATGTTATAATTTCACCGATGGATAAGGATAATTTCGAAATATTAGAGCATACTGCAGATATCAGAGTAAGGGTTAAGGGAGAAGACCTTAAGGAGCTTTTTTCTAATTCGGCGCATGCCATGTTTTCTATTGTTGCTGCCAGGATTGGAAATGACTCTGTTCCTGAGGAATTCTTAATTGAGCTTGATGGCAATAATTATGAGGAGCTGCTTATAAATTGGTTGAATGAATTATTGTCTCTTTCTGCCGTAAAAGAGAAGATTTTCCAGGATTTTAGCTTTAGCCTTTTAGATGGACAACACCTAAAGGCAAAAGCATCCGGGTTTGATAATACGGACTATGAAATAAAAACCGAGATTAAAGCCGCAACTTACCACCAGCTTAAGATAGAGAGAAAGGCAGAATTTTGGCAGGCGGAGGTTATATTTGATACCTGAAATAGGCCTAGAGAAGATTGATGATTATCGTTGGAGGATCCCCAAGAGTTATAAGCCCGGGATGCGTGTCCCGGGGATAATTTATGCAGACGAGAGGCTGTTAAAGGATATCTACAAAGATAAAGCCCTTGAGCAGGTGGCTAATGTGGCTTTTCTTCCCGGGATAGTTAACGCGTCCATGGCAATGCCGGATATTCATTGGGGATACGGCTTTCCCATAGGCGGAGTTGCAGCTACTGATATTGAAGATGGCGGGGTCGTTTCTCCTGGCGGGGTAGGTTTTGATATAAATTGCGGAGTGCGTTTAATGCGCACTAATCTTGAATTTGATGAGATAAAACCTAAATTAAAAGACCTGGTTTATGCTTTATTCTCTAATGTGCCGTCTGGCGTGGGCTCAAAAGGAGAAATACGGGTAAGCGCAAAAGAGGAAAAAGAAATATTGCTAAAGGGTTCTAAATGGGCAGTGCAGAACGGCTATGGCGTCGAAGAAGATTTAAAATTCACCGAAGAAAATGGCGCTATACATGGAGCAGACCCTGCCTGCGTTTCTGATAGGGCTTATGACCGGGGGAAGGCTCAATCAGGGACATTGGGTTCGGGGAATCACTTCCTGGAAGTGCAGGTTATAGACCAGCTTTATGACCGGGATATTTGCGATGCCTTTGGATTTGATCTAGGCCAAGTCACTGTGATGATACACTCAGGTTCCCGGGGATTCGGTTATCAGATATGCGAAGATTATTCAAAGAATATGATTCATTGCCTGCAAAAGTACAATTTAAATGTTCCGGACCGCCAGCTTGCGTGCGCTCCGGTGAATTCTCCTGAAGGTAAAGCTTACCTTGGGGCAATGAGGTGTGCGGCAAATTACGCCTGGGCAAACAGGCAATGCCTTATGCATCTGAGCCGCCTTACATTTGAGAAAGTGTTAAATAAATCCTGGCAGAAGATGGGGATGTCTTTAGTCTATGATGTCGCGCATAATATCGCAAAAATTGAGAGTTATGATGTTGGCGGTAAAAGCAAGAAGTTATGCGTCCATAGAAAAGGTGCAACCCGGGCATTCGGGCCAGGACACCCGGCATTACCGGATGAATACAAGAAAATAGGGCAGCCTGTAATTATTCCGGGGGATATGGGCAGAAATTCTTACTTACTTATTGGCACACAACAGGCTATGGATGAGACATTTGGTTCAACCTGCCATGGCGCAGGCCGCCTTAAATCAAGGACTGCAGCTACCAAAAGCATTAATGCAGAACAATTATTGAAAGATTTGGAATCAAAAGGTATAATAGTGAAAGCCTCAGGGAGGGGCACAATCGTTGAAGAGGCGCCGGAGGCTTATAAGGATGTAAATGAAGTGGTTGATGTGGTACATAACGCAGGAATTTCTAAACGCGTCTGCAGAATGCGACCATTAGGTGTAATAAAGGGATGATTGCGGAAGTCCCGAGCGGAGCGTAGGGGCGACCGCTAGGAGTAATAAAAGGTTAAGGGAGTCCCGTGCGAAGCTTAGGGGCGACCATTAGGTGTAATAAAGGGTTAATATGCTAGATATCAAATTCATTCGTGAAAACCAGGAATTAATAAAGAAGTCGCTAAAAGACCGCAATCTTAAAATCGACTTAGATAAATTATTGTCGGTTGATGAATCGCGGCGGCGAGCCCTTTCCGAGGTTGAAGAACTAAGAGCCAGGAAGAATAAGGCTAATGATGAGATCACCGCCTTGTTAAAAGCGAAAAAAGACGCTAAGCCGGCAATAGCTTCAATGAAGAAAGTTGCAGACAAAATTGACAGCCTTGAATCCGGCTTAAGAGAATCTCAGGCAGAGTTAGATAAGCTGGTGCTTACTATACCGAATATCCCGCATGATTCTATTCCCAGAGGGGATGCCTCTAACAATAAGGTCGTACGTACCTGGGGAGATAAGCCGCCGGTAGATTTTAAGCCGCTTACACATATAGAGCTGAGTTCAAAATTCGATATTATTGATTTTCCCAGAGCCACAAAGATCACCGGTTCAAATTTTATACTTTATAAAGGCTTAGGTGCCCGCCTTGAAAGGGCATTGATAAACTTTATGCTCGATTTGCACACAAAAAAACACGGATATACCGAAATATTCCCGCCATTTTTGGTTAACCGCGCATCGATGACCGGTACGGGGCAACTGCCCAAGCTGGAAGAAGATATGTATAAACTCAAGGACGATGATTTGTTTTTAATCCCGACGGCTGAAGTCCCTGTTACTAATATCTTCAGGGATGAAATATTGGACGAAAAAGCCCTGCCTATTTATTATACTGCTTATACTGCGTGTTTTAGAAGAGAAGCCGGTTCATACGGTAAGGATACAAAGGGGCTTATGCGTGTACATCAATTTGATAAAGTTGAGATGGTTAAATTTGTCAAGCCTGAAAGTTCATATGACGAGCTTGAGAAGCTTCTAAAGGATGCGGAAGAAGTCTTGCAGGCTTTAGGCTTGCCTTACAGAGTAGTGGTGCTTTCAACACAAGATCTAAGTTTTGCTGCAAGCAAGTGTTATGATATTGAGGCTTATGCCTGCGGGATAGATAAGTGGCTTGAAGTATCAAGCTGTTCTAACTTTGAGAGTTTTCAGGCAAGAAGGGCAAATATAAAATACAGAAGAGAAGATACCAAAAAAGTCGATTACGTACATACGCTTAACGGTTCCGGTATTGCGCTTGCCCGGACCGTGGTGGCGATATTAGAAAACTACCAGCAGAAGGACGGCTCGATTCTCATACCTGAAGTACTGAGGCCGTATATGGATGGCAAAGAAAGAATTTTCTAAAGAGAATCTCGATATTAAGAAAGAAGGAAAGAGGGGCTTTGAGGCTTCAGAAAAGAACGCTTATAAAGTTACCGGGCTCTCCAGCAAAGCATTCAGCGTAATAAAGTTTATCTTCGGATTATGCCTTCTCCCGTTTGTTTACGGAGTTACCGTGTCTTTCCTGGGTGAATTTTCCGTAATCGATATCTCTGCGCAGAACCATTTCTGGTACGGACTCATAAGTTTATTGATAGTTTATCTATTTATCTGGGAACCGGCTATAGTTTACGCAAGCGGACATAAGCTGCTGGAGATAATGTTTAGTTTTATAAGGCCCTTGGTCAGGGTAGCTCCGTATCTCATCCCTGTTTACAGCTTGGTTATATTTTTGTGTTATTTGGCCGTCTCTTTAATTTTTAGGCATACAGTATTAATAAATTATTTCATGTTCCTTTTTGGGTTAAGTATAGGGTTGCATCTTATATTCGGGGCAAAATCTCTCCGTACCAAAAAAGAAGATCTGCTCAAATCAAATTATATATTTGGGTTTTCTTTTGTATATATTACGAATATTATTTTAGTGGCGTTCTGCTTGAATATAATTTTTGACAGGTTCTCATTTGTTAATTTCTGCAATAATGCTTTCCAGTCCGGAGGAGAATTTTTTTACGGCATTTTTAGGCAATTATTCTTAGCTAATTAGATAAGAACCTGGAGAGGTGGCTGAGTGGTTGAAAGCGGCAGTCTTGAAAACTGTTTAGGGAGTCTCTCCCTACGTGAGTTCGAATCTCACCCTCTCCGTTCTTCTTCGCTCAGACATTTTCATGTTTAAGCTACTAAGCAACGAAGTGGGCGAACACAAATAACTTCCCGATAAAAAATCAATGAATTACCTTAAGATAGCAATAAGCGCAGCTGTGAGGGCAGGATATGTCCATCGAAAATATTTTGAAAAGAATATCAGGATAAGGAATAAAAGCACATCCTTTGACCTTGTAACGGTTGCTGATGTAGAGGCAGAACGCGAGGCAGTTTCTTTTATAAGAAAAAATTTCCCTTCTCACAACATACTTGCCGAGGAAAAGAAGTATAATAAAACTCTTTCAGAATATACCTGGGTAATAGACCCTCTTGACGGCACTAATAATTTTGCGTGCACAATGCCCATCTTCTGTTCTTCGGTAGCCCTAAGATTAAAAGACGAGATTATTGTGGGTGCGGTTTATGATGTAAGCAGGAACGAGCTTTTTTATGCGCAAAAAGGCAAAGGGGCATTTTTAAACGGCAAGCGTATATCGGTAAATAACGCAAAGCGGCTTGGGCAGGCATTATTGATTACCGGTTTTTATTACAGCCGGGGCAGGGAGATGACCGATACCCTTAAAGCTATCGAGCTATTTTTTCGTAAGAAGATACTCGGGATAAGAAGGCTGGGTGCTGCGGCATTGGATATGTGCTATGTCGCCTGCGGCAGGGCCTCAGGTTTCTGGGAATTTGAGCTCAGCCCCTGGGATTATTCGGCTGGAAAACTCATAATAGAAGAAGCAGGCGGTAGAGTTACCGGGAAGTACGGAGAGAATATTCCTTTAAGCGAAAAGCATTTTATTGTGTCTTCTAACGGCAAGATTCATAAGGATATGTTAAAGGTCATAGGAAAGATAAAATGAAAGTCGTGTTTGACATCTCCGGCAAATTGTTTAAGGCTGAGTTTAATGATTCAAAGACGGCAAAGGATATCCTTGATAATCTGCCTGTTGAATCGAGTGTTTTGACGTGGGGAGAGGAAATCTATTTTGAAATACCTGTTAAATGTGCTGCAGAAAATGCGACAATGGATGTAGGTTTGGGTACTGTTGCATATTGGCCGCCGGGACAATGTTTGTGTATCTTTTTTGGCAGGACCCCTGATAGCAAAGATGATAAGCCTAAGCCCGCTTCGAAAGTAAACATAGTCGGCAACATTGAAGGTGTTTTCTCTGAACTAAAATCG contains:
- a CDS encoding serine--tRNA ligase, producing MLDIKFIRENQELIKKSLKDRNLKIDLDKLLSVDESRRRALSEVEELRARKNKANDEITALLKAKKDAKPAIASMKKVADKIDSLESGLRESQAELDKLVLTIPNIPHDSIPRGDASNNKVVRTWGDKPPVDFKPLTHIELSSKFDIIDFPRATKITGSNFILYKGLGARLERALINFMLDLHTKKHGYTEIFPPFLVNRASMTGTGQLPKLEEDMYKLKDDDLFLIPTAEVPVTNIFRDEILDEKALPIYYTAYTACFRREAGSYGKDTKGLMRVHQFDKVEMVKFVKPESSYDELEKLLKDAEEVLQALGLPYRVVVLSTQDLSFAASKCYDIEAYACGIDKWLEVSSCSNFESFQARRANIKYRREDTKKVDYVHTLNGSGIALARTVVAILENYQQKDGSILIPEVLRPYMDGKERIF
- a CDS encoding XRE family transcriptional regulator, whose amino-acid sequence is MIRKLKSVREHLDEKLKDPYFRELYELEQERMKISRLFIDYRAKNNLTQEELASKLGISQQYISKLEEGIFSNIRDVAKILLAIGYKIEFKIINIPSKISKIIRNKLQVA
- a CDS encoding XRE family transcriptional regulator, which encodes MLSEVADIDYKYIQRIEGKNPPALKIDTIDRLARALKVKPAELLNF
- a CDS encoding type II toxin-antitoxin system RelE/ParE family toxin, translating into MYTLFVQKGEIVLTNFECLYYKTINGRIPVMDFIDHLSFKTQRKFYVKIDLLEEYGPRLPEPHAKKIEQDLYELRFEADDGAFRIIYFFYIGKKIILLNGFKKKTRKIPRREVELAKNRMVDYLNTLDSCVIKEK
- a CDS encoding RtcB family protein, whose product is MRVPGIIYADERLLKDIYKDKALEQVANVAFLPGIVNASMAMPDIHWGYGFPIGGVAATDIEDGGVVSPGGVGFDINCGVRLMRTNLEFDEIKPKLKDLVYALFSNVPSGVGSKGEIRVSAKEEKEILLKGSKWAVQNGYGVEEDLKFTEENGAIHGADPACVSDRAYDRGKAQSGTLGSGNHFLEVQVIDQLYDRDICDAFGFDLGQVTVMIHSGSRGFGYQICEDYSKNMIHCLQKYNLNVPDRQLACAPVNSPEGKAYLGAMRCAANYAWANRQCLMHLSRLTFEKVLNKSWQKMGMSLVYDVAHNIAKIESYDVGGKSKKLCVHRKGATRAFGPGHPALPDEYKKIGQPVIIPGDMGRNSYLLIGTQQAMDETFGSTCHGAGRLKSRTAATKSINAEQLLKDLESKGIIVKASGRGTIVEEAPEAYKDVNEVVDVVHNAGISKRVCRMRPLGVIKG
- a CDS encoding ImmA/IrrE family metallo-endopeptidase; the encoded protein is MIEKPRYSHASKIAQKALKEAQVNAPPVDVNKILNGLRINFLPYSFPDKVSAILLKDNNMLVIGVNKNHPPNRQRFSIAHEIGHYLLGHYKEIFVDTAEISEGRFEAADEEHNKVQEQEANYFAGELLMPSDMLKKDFLKLKNVEEIAKLYQVSKEALWIRLLKLKLV
- a CDS encoding archease; the protein is MDKDNFEILEHTADIRVRVKGEDLKELFSNSAHAMFSIVAARIGNDSVPEEFLIELDGNNYEELLINWLNELLSLSAVKEKIFQDFSFSLLDGQHLKAKASGFDNTDYEIKTEIKAATYHQLKIERKAEFWQAEVIFDT
- a CDS encoding inositol monophosphatase; the protein is MNYLKIAISAAVRAGYVHRKYFEKNIRIRNKSTSFDLVTVADVEAEREAVSFIRKNFPSHNILAEEKKYNKTLSEYTWVIDPLDGTNNFACTMPIFCSSVALRLKDEIIVGAVYDVSRNELFYAQKGKGAFLNGKRISVNNAKRLGQALLITGFYYSRGREMTDTLKAIELFFRKKILGIRRLGAAALDMCYVACGRASGFWEFELSPWDYSAGKLIIEEAGGRVTGKYGENIPLSEKHFIVSSNGKIHKDMLKVIGKIK
- a CDS encoding XRE family transcriptional regulator; amino-acid sequence: MDINNVDQQINCFIGRRITELRLQKGWSQSQLAEAIGKDSATAISYFESGARKVSIDDLIKIAKVFDKTIADFLPRTATDQVEPKDFALKLRSNYNSLDKETEKSILDFTELAKKKFGKNK